The Zingiber officinale cultivar Zhangliang chromosome 10A, Zo_v1.1, whole genome shotgun sequence genome contains a region encoding:
- the LOC122027708 gene encoding uncharacterized protein LOC122027708 produces the protein MSSSGTQKVLFSSFPGMACINVQLGADRQALRGVPAGGAPPPMSPRVSFSSDFAVEPPAVQRLPPADPNFEFAAGGESATIDADQLFFKGRLLPLKDSGQRPRGATTLREELIRSPAGNEEWHGRPLRGSPIKWKELLGLKKPHCSFVAVPLPAPAPAKKKQNDKPAQAAS, from the exons ATGTCAAGCAGCGGCACCCAGAAagttctcttctcttcttttccGGGGATGGCATGCATCAACGTGCAGCTCGGCGCCGACCGGCAGGCGCTCCGCGGCGTGCCGGCGGGGGGTGCGCCGCCACCGATGAGTCCCCGAGTCTCCTTCTCCAGCGACTTCGCGGTGGAGCCGCCGGCGGTGCAGCGCCTCCCACCGGCAGACCCGAACTTCGAGTTCGCGGCCGGCGGGGAGTCGGCGACTATCGACGCCGACCAGCTGTTCTTCAAGGGCCGGCTGCTGCCGCTGAAGGACAGCGGGCAGAGGCCGCGGGGGGCCACCACGCTAAGGGAGGAGCTCATCCGGTCGCCAGCCGGCAACGAGGAGTGGCACGGGAGGCCGTTGAGGGGCTCCCCCATCAAGTGGAAGGAGCTCCTGGGGCTCAAGAAACCCCACTGCAGCTTCGTAGCCGTGCCTCTTCcggctccggcgccggcgaagaaGAAGCAGAACGACAAGCCCGCGCAG GCCGCTTCATGA